ACTAGCTGTTTAATAATTTTCACATACGACTGAACGGCCAAAtacaaagttttataaaaaagagagagagagataaaaaaaaataccttgaCCACCTCCAAATATAGAGTGAATTGATCGTTGACGAGTGAAGAGCTTAGTTGTTTTATGGTACGTTCTTTCGTCTTCAGAATCCGAAGATCCCGAATATATTGGCATGATTATATTGGATGAAAATTTGCTAAGAGAAAGATGAATGCGGTAAGAAAAAGCGACAGTACATGGATTATGTAAAATGGGAAATTGCAAACAaatataagaagaaagagaggttCTAGACTTGGTAACAAAGGTAACAATAAAACACATACTCAAGAAGCAAAGAATGAGAATGGTTTTGCCCTTCTTCCTTCTCccatttttatttcttcatcttcatgtcATGTCTCTAATTAAACAATTCAAACCCCTCCCTCACGTTATGTTATCATCTATTCTTGGCTTCTTGCATATGTTATTATAgtaactttcttctttttccccaTGGTACTTTTGGtgtgtaatttaaaaaaacactttacaaaaatagatgaaattttaaaatatttcacatttgtcttttacttgataaaaaaattacatttttttaattggtgaaATGCTAAAATTTTTACTTAGATAAAGTAATTCAGTAGATTTTGGTGGAcgaagaaaattaataaaattattttgataattaaatttataagaaatttaaaagtgAGActatataaaccctaaattagtTCTAAAGTCCTAAAAAAGCAAAATGTATTCGATAGTGTCGTCTTCTTCACTCATCAATTCAACTTCAAACCTCAAATTCCAAAATTCGCCGAGATCACCGATCCTTGTTATGTCGGCGGCGTATGGATTCAAAACCCTGACGGAGAATTTCACGGTAAGGGTGCGTAAAGCAGAGAACCGAGAGCTGAACGTTCCTCTGATCTCACCTTTTACGATCGCTTCCTCACGGCTTGATTCAGTCAGTAACGTTGCGATTCGGGTCGAGATTGGAGATGGGTATGTCGGCTGGGGAGAAGCTCCGATTTTGCCGTCGGTTACGGCGGAGGATCAGATAACGGCGATGGTAAAAGCGCGGGAAGCTTGTGAGTTTCTGAGGGAGTTACCGGAGATGAGACTTGGTGGTGTTCTTCTTGAGATTGGGAGATTACTCCCTGGTCATCAATTCGCCTCTGTAAGCTCAATCACACATCTGtgtaaaaattatgatttaagCATTCCTAAAAAACCTTGAATTTTTAATTGTGAAATAAGAAAAGTTCTTAAATTGGTTTAGGTAAGAGGTGGGGTGGAGATGGCTGTGATTGATGCAGCAGCTAAGAGTGTAGGAGTGCCTTTGTGGAAACTATTTGGTGGAGCTTCAAGTAGTATTACCACCGACATAACAGTTCGGTTCTTACCTCTTAGCTCATTTGCTGGTAcaattcctttttttaattttctgtgTGGTTCTGTCTTACTTAGATTATATGTATTAACATTGCACTTATAAGTTTTGAAGATGGAATTTTGAGTTGTTTGTAGAATGTTAATATTGCTTGGGAACTTCTTGAGTATGaaggtttgtgtgtgttttcataGATGTGGGTCTAAATGGTGTTTGTGTTGGTCTATGCTCAGATTCCGATTGTTTCTCCTGCGGAAGCTTCGATTTTGGCTCTTAAGTATAGGAAACAAGGTTTTGAAACATTGAAGCTCAAGGTGGGGAAGAATCTTGAGGCTGATATAGAAGTTCTCCAGGCTATACGTGCTGTCCACCCTACTTGTTCCTTTATTTTGGATGCCAATGAGGGTTATCAAACAGAGGAAGCTGTTGAAGTTCTCGAGAAGCTTCATGGTAAAAAACAGGTTTTATGAATCATTTGTGGATCTTCTCTTTTAGGCCTTGAACGCTagaggtttttaaaaggatattGTTAGCGGACCTTTCTCGGAAAAAACAACCTAAAGTGTTGTGATTTTTTGGCCCAGAAATGAAGGTTACACCGGTTCTATTTGAACAACCTGTCCACAGAGACAATTGGAAAGGTCTCAGTCACGTGACTCGAACTGCAAAGAACAGATTCGGAGTCTCTGTTGCAGCAGATGAGAGTTGCAGGGACTTGACTGATCTCAAGAAAATCATAGAAGGTGGTATCGTAGATGTTGTTAACATCAAACTCGCCAAAACCGGAATACTCGAGGCCCTTGAGGTAATTGAATTGGCTAGATCATCTGGAATTGAGCTTATGATAGGGGGAATGGTTGAGACAAGACTAGCTATGGGGTTCTCTGGTCACCTTGCTGCAGGCATTGGGAATTTCAGGTATATTTAATATGTAAACACCACATTTCTTGCTAATGTAACCATCACCATCATAAATCTAACAAGTGAAGATGTAATTTACAGATTCATCGATTTAGACACTCCACTTCTTTTGGCTGATGATCCTGTTCAAGGTGGCTACAGAGGTAATAGtctctgttttcttcattttgcATATTTCCCGGTTAAAAAGATGCCTGACTCGTAGCTCCATCTTGCATCTTTCATTGTTCAAACATGAGCGTGAACTAAGTCTAATACTGGTGGTTTTGTTGGCAGCGTCGGGTGCTGTCTACGAGTTTACAGATGAAGGCGGTCACGGAGGATATCTTCAGTGGAATGATCTTGCTTAGTAAATTTCCTTCAGTCTACTTAGGCCCCTTATCTTTATCTCATAGTATGTCGATCTCAAGTTTAATGATGGCTTTTTGGGTTTGATGCGGCAATTAGACATTGGTCctgaattttgttgtttgtgttagaATGGCTGTATGTAGGAGCATTGTAACTTTTGTAATCTACAAGCTTTGTAACTTTTGCCCCCAAGACTACCAAATATATGTAGGATGATGATTCATCTCATTGAGTTGTGTCTGAAACACAtacatatactgatatacacACAAAACGAATTCACAGAGCTTGTAAATCACAATAAGTTGTTTCTGTTTCGATGTGGGCAAAAATGTTTAACCTGCGGCTGTTGAAATTTCTTCATTGGTTTTTTCACTAgcagagtgtttttttttttttgtcaaaattggTAGGTGTAGTGGTGGTGAGTGACTGAGTGAATGGTGTGACGGGTGCGGCGTGAAAATCTTAATAGATGTAGATTTCTGTTAAAGTTCCAATTAAATAACTGGACtatctattttgttttaataattatattaaaattgtcAATAGCCACAGGATTActatacaataattttgtttaaaattatttaagcTAGGACTCAGACCCCGGCGcaggaagtattttagaaaaacaaataattaaaatttaaaatttaaaattatacattacgaaattatttgaatgtaatagaatagtttgaatccATAAACTGTTAATAAaatcacaatcatcaaaatgaaaacttataacaaaaaatattatgttgaaTAGACGTGactttgcaaaacatattgtttaaagtattataaatataagatatttttatgaagaattatggtaaagaggtacaattaaaaaattcattatgacaaagtgattcttactaaaaatattgaactaatggttataatgagtaatgtaattttctattaaataactataattaaaattatatttaataatgagtgaaacagTATCAACggaaaactaaaattaaaattaacaactcttaagaacaaaataaaataaattttaaatattaaaatagtttttaacaaaaatttacgataaatagacgcaactgtaaattctatattaagttttattaaatttctatattactataatcatttctaaaattttagttagatgatagaataacattgaatactagatataaaaaaaaataattcaaattatttagatataacataaaatgaaaaatttgtttcaacaaacaatgatttgttagttattgacgaagagacaaatatatagagagttcaaaagatatgacgatttaaatagacacacctattatgacgaaaagttgtgatgaaaaaatatgaataaaatatagtgaaaaacacaactctacaataaacaaatacaactgtttgagttttttttaaaaaacaaataaaaccaatttttttacaataaagtACTGCGAAAAGTTGCAACTGTTATtctcatttattcagattgttattattatttttaaatattaaaaaaaaattaacggaaagttaagataaatagacacaactataaattcaatattaagttgtataaattttctctattgctataatcatttctaaaattttagttagattatagactcaacataaaatgaaaaatttgtttcaacgaacttgttagttagtgatgaagagacaaatataaagagagttaaaaaagcATGACTATTTACATAGACACAccaattagaacgaaaagttgtgatgaaaaaatataaataaaatatagtgaaaagacacaactctacaatgaacagatacagccgtttgaattaaaaaaaacgaataaaaacatttttttacgaaaatatattaagaaaatcgcaactgttatgtctgcacttgattatacctacaaactcatataaactgctttaaatagaagacatctttattactatattcaaaagtcaaatccaaaagctcattatataatccatctaactatTGGAAAAAGACTCTACATAtgaaattaactaaaagttgtaaattagattcatcattccaaaaatcttttgttaaaacaagaattggaggaatatttttacttttaaaagaatgaatgctagagatgTAAAAACCGttaagattgaaattttatattatttggtgtcatgacaaaaaaatgaaaaaaaaattcaaacagacaaatatatatagatttcaaaagataagaatattcgaatagacacaactttacaatgaacagttgcaactttacaaaaaaatcgtta
The Camelina sativa cultivar DH55 chromosome 15, Cs, whole genome shotgun sequence DNA segment above includes these coding regions:
- the LOC104746194 gene encoding L-Ala-D/L-amino acid epimerase-like; translated protein: MYSIVSSSSLINSTSNLKFQNSPRSPILVMSAAYGFKTLTENFTVRVRKAENRELNVPLISPFTIASSRLDSVSNVAIRVEIGDGYVGWGEAPILPSVTAEDQITAMVKAREACEFLRELPEMRLGGVLLEIGRLLPGHQFASVRGGVEMAVIDAAAKSVGVPLWKLFGGASSSITTDITIPIVSPAEASILALKYRKQGFETLKLKVGKNLEADIEVLQAIRAVHPTCSFILDANEGYQTEEAVEVLEKLHEMKVTPVLFEQPVHRDNWKGLSHVTRTAKNRFGVSVAADESCRDLTDLKKIIEGGIVDVVNIKLAKTGILEALEVIELARSSGIELMIGGMVETRLAMGFSGHLAAGIGNFRFIDLDTPLLLADDPVQGGYRASGAVYEFTDEGGHGGYLQWNDLA